Within the Bacteroidia bacterium genome, the region GATCACTCCCTGATTGGGATATTTCCAACGTTTGCCTTCCTTATCAAGCACATTCATGCCTATATCTCCTATCCCCCACCAAATGCGTCCGTCAGGTCCCATTTTCGCTCCAGACATTCCGTGAGCACCAAAGCCAATGTGTACCGCAAATCCATGACTGATAGATTCACGGGTGTCTGCAATTCCATCTCCATCTATATCTTCTGTTCTCCAAAAATCGGGGCCAACCGGGATATAGACTTTCCCATCAAAAACTTCTACTCCATTTGCCAAATCGGTTATCTCTTCATGGAAATCTTCGATATACATTTGTGCTCGATCCGCAATTCCGTCTCCGGAGGAATCTTCCACAAACCATATTTGTTCCTTTTCTACGGTAAGGTCTCGCCAATCAAGGGTACTATCCTGGTTGAGATCTTTGAGAAATCTTTTGCCCTGTTCATTTTCTTCGGCGAATGTTTCCCTTAGGAATTTTCTCCGGTCTTCCACACTCTGCCAGGAAATGGATTGCGTCATCCAATCTCTATGTCCACGAATGTCAAACTCAGAATTTGTAAGGCGGTTAGCTTTGCTGTAAAAGATTCTGCCCTTATCATCGATACTAATTGCGATAGGGTCTGTCATCAAAGAATCAGATGCCCATAGACTCAGTTCCAATCCGTCTGCAATTTCGGCGGCAACTTCTCCTCGGATCTCTTCTGCGATTTCAGCAGCTCTACTATCCTCTAGTTTCAATACTTTTCTGGGGTAAGTAAATCTTTCTAATTTCTTCTCTTCATTGCATGAACTAAAGATTGATAAAGTGATCAATCCTGCAATGAGAATAGCTATTTTTTTCATGTGCAGTGTAGTGTAATGTATATAGACGGTTTTTTAAACCTTTGATTTTTTCTCTTCTATCAGACTCAAATCTGCTTTATGTAAATGGTCATACCAATTTACTTTGAGGAAATATGTTCCCAGCAGGAATACCAGAAAGGCTATCCAGAAAGGTCCAAATTCCTTGATCATAATATAGATTGGCATAATGGTTAATGTCATTTGCCAGATTATACCGACAATCACATTTAAAGAATCTCTGCCAAGGTCATTATTTGGTTCAAAGCCAGGATCATCTCTTTTGAGGTCCTCAATAATGGGGTTCCAAAATCCCCAGGGTCGGGTTTGTTTGTAGAAGCTTTTAAGTACTTCACGATTATCGGGAGGACTAATAAAAGTACCAAGGATACATCCACCGAATGAGAAGGCAAGGATAATGGGGAAAAGATAAATAGCAGAGGTATCCGGAAACAAACCAGGGACAAAAGTAGCGGCTATCAATCCCGCCAACATGCCGAGAAAATATCCAAAGCCATTGAATCGCCACCAAATCCACTTCAATACATTTGCGGCAGCATACCCTCCATAGAGAGCTGAAGTAATCCAAACGGTCAGTGCATTAATCGAATCGGCAAAAAATCCGCCAAATACCCCTATTACAACCAGGATAAGAGAAGAGATATAACTATAGCGAACATAGGTTTTGTCGGAAGCATGGGGATTGATGTACTTTTTATATAAATCATTTACCACATAAGCCGGAGCAGAATTGATAAAGGCGGCAAAAGTACTCATGAAGGCCGCCAATAATCCAGCTAGCAATAAACCTTTGAATCCTACTGGAACGAATCTCTCAATTGCGAGGGGAAGTACGGTTTCAAAATCGATATTACTCCCCATAGCCTCAAATTCAGGGATCAGGAAAACCAGTGCGAGTACGGTAAAACCTGTAACCATCAAGTATCGCGGGAAATACAAAACCAACATGGTAAGCCCACTCATTTTAGCAGCCTCTGAGGGCGTACGAGTTGAAAGAATTCTTTGCATGTCATAACTCGGTACTGGACCTGCCAGACTGGCAAAGATGCCTTTGAATATCATCATCATGACCAGATAGCCAATCAATTCGAAGCCATCCTGATCAATTTTATCATTGACAGAATCCAGGTATCCTGTCCAATCCAGGTTAAGCTCCCAACCAAAAAATAGTTCTTTCCAACCTGCGGGAACTGCTTCTGAAATTTGATCAGCACTCACACTTGTAAAAGCGATATAGGCAATCACCAGACAGGAGATGGTCATAATTACAAACTGTATCACCTCGGTAAGTACCACGCTATACATTCCCCCTTTGATGACATACAAAGTGGTAATAGCGATAATGAGCATCGCATAGGATTCTGCCGAACTAAAATTTAAAGAAGCCAGACTAAAAGACAGATCCCAGGGGAAAAATATTTCGGCGAACTTCCCAATTCCGACAAAGAAATAGGCGATGAATCCAAAGACACTTATGATTGCAAATACGGTAACGATAATGTGTGAAAGTCGAGCTCCTCGTTCTTCACCAAAGCGATGGGTGATCCATTGGGCTCCTGTCATGACATTGGACCTTCGCAGCCAGACGGCAAGGAAGACCATGACAAATACCTGATTCCAGACGGGCCAAAGCCAGGGAATCCATGCACTTTTTAATCCATAGACAAAAAGGATGGTGACTGTCCACATAGTCCCTGAGATATCAAACATTCCCGATGCGTTTGAAAGGCCCAGGAAATACCATTTTATTTGATTATCCCCTAAAAAATAGGAATTTAGATTTTTGGAAGCTTTCTTCGAAATCCAAAAGCCAATGAAGATAGTGAAAATCAGGTAGGCAAGGATTATGCTTATATCGATCGGATGTAGGCTCATGTAGTAGCAAGGAATTTTCCTTAAAAGTATGCATAAATATGGATATTAACATTCCCTGGGAAGATCGGCCGGAGGGATTCGGCGATATTTTGTGGAGATACTCCCAAAATCCGGTTATCGGCCGATATCATATACCTAGTTCGAATAGCATCTTCAATAGTGCAGTCGTTCCATTCGGAGAAGGATTTGCAGGAGTTTTTCGCTGTGATAATCGCAGTGTCCAGATGAATATCCATGCAGGATTTAGTAAAGAAGGGCTCAATTGGGAAATTGAGGATACCCCTATCCAAATGCAATCAGACCATCCGGAGATTCTCCACTCCAGTTATAAATACGATCCAAGGGTCTGCAAGATTGACGATAAATATTGGGTGAGCTGGTGCAATGGGTACTATGGTCCTACTATCGGCATTGCGTATACCTATGACTTCAAGACTTTTCATCAATGCGAAAATGCCCTTTTGCCATTTAACCGAAATGGTGTTCTTTTTCCTCAGAAAATACAGGGAAAATATGCTTTGATCAGTCGACCCAGTGATAATGGACATACCCCTTTTGGAGATATCTTTCTGAGTTATAGTCCTGACATGAAATATTGGGGAGAGCATCGAATGGTCATGCAGGTTAGTCCGTTTGAGGAAAGTGGATGGCAGAGTTTAAAAATTGGAGCGGGTCCGGTTCCCATTTACACAGAAGAAGGTTGGCTCTTTATTTACCATGGAGTGATCAATACTGCCAATGGGTATAGATATTCGATGGGAGCGGCCATCCTCGATTTGGAAGATCCCTCAAAGGTCCTCTACCGTAGCCGACGTTATTTACTCGCCCCTGCAGAATTATATGAATTGACTGGCGATGTTCCCAATGTAGTCTTCCCTTGTGCAGCCTTGCAAGAGGGAGATAAACTAGCCATTTATTATGGAGCGGCGGATACCGTTACCGCTTTGGCGTTTGGCTATGTATCTGAGATTCTGGCCTTCATCAAAGAACATAATTTCTAAGAAAGTTTGGCTTGTATTCCATCTCTCAGGATTCCAAAGGCCTGATCTAATTCCTTTTTAGTTAGAGAAGCAAATCCCAAGCGACAAGCATTTTGTTTTTTCCCGATTTCATTGAAGATGGTTCCGCTGGATAGAAAGAGTCCGCGTTCCAACAAGTCTTTACTCAGTTCTATCAAATTGAGTTTCTTATCAAACTTGGTCCATATCGCCATACCACCCGCCGGTTTTCTAAAACTGAGATAGTCAGAAAATTCCTCTTCCAGAATCTGGCAGGCATAATCCCTTCTTTCCTTATATAGTTTCCATGATTTCCGCAAATGTCTCCGCAAACTTCCGTCTTCGATCAGATCTCCCATGCTTTGCTCTAGCACGATATCCCCTTGGCGGTCTATAAGGCGTCTCAATTTGGGAAGTTCTTTAATTACCCGTTTGGGAGCCACCAAATACCCCACCCGAAAAGCTGGAGCCAATACTTTGGTGAAAGATCCCAAATACAAAACCCGATCTTTTTGTTCGGCACTGGCCAGGGGAAGAATCGGGGTGTTTTTATAATGGTAGTCATAGTCATAATCGTCCTCTAAAATGAGGAAGTTGAATCGCTCTGCCAGACTTAGTAGTTGAATTCTTCGCTCAGGACTAAGGGTGACGGTCGTTGGATGATGGTGATGGGAGGTTAGGTAAATGGCCCGGATTTTTTCCTTCCGACAAAGCTCTTCTATAGCCTCCGTTTGCAAGCCATTTTCATCCACAGGCACTTTCCTCAATTCTGCTCCGAAATGTGTGAGAATGGTATTTGCCGTTTGGTAATTGCTTTCTCCTACAATCACTTTATCTCCCTTCCTGACACTAACCAAAATAGATAAGTGAATGGCCATAATCGTCCCCCGGGTAATCATGATGTTTTCTTCATCTATATTTAGGCCCCTGCTTTCATTCAAAAGTTTCACCAAATGCTCTTTCAGCTTTTTGTTACCAGCTGCATCCGTATAGGTCAGTCTTTTCTTATGAGCTAAGTGCCTCATATTGCGCGCATAAGCCCTGGCCAATTCATCTATAGGTGCAAGCCTGATGTCGGGAAGACCATCGTCAAAAGAAAGAGGATGCTCAAAGGAATAAGGTGCCGAAAGTTCCGGGTATTCATAGAATGAAAATGCTTCTTTCCCTGAACCTTCATATGTATCCCCTTCCTGCCAATTACTAGGAGTGGAAACAGGCAGGCTTTCAACCACGAAGGCGCCTTTATTAGGAATGATCTCTATCCAACCTATAGCTTGTAATTCCTCGAGGGCCTTTACAACTGTATTGCGGTGGACATTGAGGCTTTGAGAAAGACTTCTGGAGCCGGGAAGCTTAGCAGAAGGCTGCAATTGACCTCGCTGAATAATCAGGATCAATTGATTGACAATCTGAAGGAAAACCGGATGATTGGAGTTCCGATCTAATTTGATAAGATTTTTATAAGGCAGCATATCCGGACTATCTAAGTTATAAAAACTGGCATACGTGAGGGTACCGGAAATCTATTAGCTTTACTTCATAATTGCAAATCAGCCACTCTAAGAATTCAAATAATATGTCTGATTCTTATTCAATTGATAGTAGAAATAAAGTAAAGCGAATCCCCAAACGCGGGCATTATGACCGCGAAACTGTCCATCAAATCCTGGATGCAAGTTTCCTTTGTCATATCGGATTTGTGGTAGATGGACAACCTTATGTGATTCCAACTTCTTATGGGAGAAAAGGAGATACCATTTATCTGCATGGGGCTA harbors:
- a CDS encoding sodium:solute symporter family protein, producing MSLHPIDISIILAYLIFTIFIGFWISKKASKNLNSYFLGDNQIKWYFLGLSNASGMFDISGTMWTVTILFVYGLKSAWIPWLWPVWNQVFVMVFLAVWLRRSNVMTGAQWITHRFGEERGARLSHIIVTVFAIISVFGFIAYFFVGIGKFAEIFFPWDLSFSLASLNFSSAESYAMLIIAITTLYVIKGGMYSVVLTEVIQFVIMTISCLVIAYIAFTSVSADQISEAVPAGWKELFFGWELNLDWTGYLDSVNDKIDQDGFELIGYLVMMMIFKGIFASLAGPVPSYDMQRILSTRTPSEAAKMSGLTMLVLYFPRYLMVTGFTVLALVFLIPEFEAMGSNIDFETVLPLAIERFVPVGFKGLLLAGLLAAFMSTFAAFINSAPAYVVNDLYKKYINPHASDKTYVRYSYISSLILVVIGVFGGFFADSINALTVWITSALYGGYAAANVLKWIWWRFNGFGYFLGMLAGLIAATFVPGLFPDTSAIYLFPIILAFSFGGCILGTFISPPDNREVLKSFYKQTRPWGFWNPIIEDLKRDDPGFEPNNDLGRDSLNVIVGIIWQMTLTIMPIYIMIKEFGPFWIAFLVFLLGTYFLKVNWYDHLHKADLSLIEEKKSKV
- a CDS encoding glycoside hydrolase family 130 protein produces the protein MNMDINIPWEDRPEGFGDILWRYSQNPVIGRYHIPSSNSIFNSAVVPFGEGFAGVFRCDNRSVQMNIHAGFSKEGLNWEIEDTPIQMQSDHPEILHSSYKYDPRVCKIDDKYWVSWCNGYYGPTIGIAYTYDFKTFHQCENALLPFNRNGVLFPQKIQGKYALISRPSDNGHTPFGDIFLSYSPDMKYWGEHRMVMQVSPFEESGWQSLKIGAGPVPIYTEEGWLFIYHGVINTANGYRYSMGAAILDLEDPSKVLYRSRRYLLAPAELYELTGDVPNVVFPCAALQEGDKLAIYYGAADTVTALAFGYVSEILAFIKEHNF
- a CDS encoding PLP-dependent aminotransferase family protein; the protein is MLPYKNLIKLDRNSNHPVFLQIVNQLILIIQRGQLQPSAKLPGSRSLSQSLNVHRNTVVKALEELQAIGWIEIIPNKGAFVVESLPVSTPSNWQEGDTYEGSGKEAFSFYEYPELSAPYSFEHPLSFDDGLPDIRLAPIDELARAYARNMRHLAHKKRLTYTDAAGNKKLKEHLVKLLNESRGLNIDEENIMITRGTIMAIHLSILVSVRKGDKVIVGESNYQTANTILTHFGAELRKVPVDENGLQTEAIEELCRKEKIRAIYLTSHHHHPTTVTLSPERRIQLLSLAERFNFLILEDDYDYDYHYKNTPILPLASAEQKDRVLYLGSFTKVLAPAFRVGYLVAPKRVIKELPKLRRLIDRQGDIVLEQSMGDLIEDGSLRRHLRKSWKLYKERRDYACQILEEEFSDYLSFRKPAGGMAIWTKFDKKLNLIELSKDLLERGLFLSSGTIFNEIGKKQNACRLGFASLTKKELDQAFGILRDGIQAKLS